From the Desulfobacterales bacterium genome, the window ACAAGGCGCTTCGACATGAACAAGGCAAGTTTGATCGTTATATTCGAGATGCTATCGGTGGCAAGGAACCGGCCGATCTTTTGCCACTTGATGTTGACAGGATACGCTTGTCACTTCAAAAAGCCGGGAAAAAAACGATGGCGGCAAGAGTCATAGAGCTTCTTCGAAGAACGATCAACCACGGTGTGAAACGCGGATTAATCCCTGCCCTGCCCTTTAAAATCGAAGTCCCAAAGCTCAATAACCAAACGACAGAAGATTTAACATCGGAACAGTTGGCGCGGCTCATTGACGCTTTAAATGGCGATGTGGACCAGGTAGCTGCAAACGTGATGCGGCTTGCTCTTTACACTGGCATGCGGCGCGGCGAAATTTTCAAGCTCAAATGGTCCGATATCGACTTTGACCGGGGGTTTATATCATTGAAAGATCCTAAGGGCGGCAAGGATCAAACAATACCCTTGAGTGAAAAGGCAAAGCGGATCTTTAGCGATATCAAAAAAACAGATGACTTTATATTTCCAGGTCGCATTCAGGGCTCGCATTTAAACGATTGCCGGAAAAGTTTTAACCGGATTGCCAAAGCAGCGCAGCTCCCGAAAGGGTTCCGGCCGCTTCATGGCTTGAGGCACGTTTACGCCTCAATGCTGGCGAGTTCCGGCCAGGTGGATATGTACACTCTTCAGCGCCTTTTAACTCACAAGAGCCCGTTAATGACGCAACGCTATGCCCATTTACGCGACGATACAATGAAGCGCGCGTCCGATGTGGCGGGCGATATCATCGACAACATAAGCAATTTGCAAAAACGGAAGAGCGAAAATGCCGAATAATTACAATCAAACCAAACTCTTAGGCAAAGCTGCCGTTGAATTTTTAAAACGCAATCCAAAGCAGTTTAAAACGTATTTGGATGAAACTGGCTTCGGGGATTTTTTTAAACAGCTTCGCGTGAAGTATCCAAATATTTCAGAGAAAGAGCTTGAAGACATACTGGCGGAATCGCTTGTAAGCCCGGCGGTTGTTTCGGATCGTGCGGCGGCAAGTGATGCTTATTATAGGGCCTTTAAGCGGCTTTGTGCTGAGATGGGATGGAGTAGGCAGGAAGAAGACGATTGGATATTTTTCGGAAAACCAGATCCTTTTGAAGATAGGCTCAATCAGTATTACGCGGAAGAGCTTTGCATGGATTCGGAAAAAATCATAAAAAATCTTATGGGCGATCACCCAACAAAAACACTGCTGGTGGCGATCGACACAGACCGCCCGATGGATGCGATTTTGTCAGAGGTCAAAGCCCTTGTGGCTACCGAAAAACACGGCCGATTTTTAAACGAGAGGCGGACGTTTTCTCGCGCCAAGTGGCTTCCAAAAGCCGAAGAATTGCTAAAGGTTTGGGACCTATACGGGCAGGCCGGGAAAACTCCGGGGACAGTGACTTTTAACATAATTTCAAAAATCGTGAAACGGCCGCTTTCAACCGTTAAAAGCCAGTGGCGATCAGCTTATGAGAAAATTTATAATGTTCCATATGAGCCCGCACAAAAGTTTTCAACCGAAGAAAAAAAAGAATCCGCGACGGAGCTTTGCGCCAAGTGCCCATATGGTGCAAAGTGTTACAAATCCGGCGATTGGTATCCTTGCGCTGATTATTTGCGGATTGCCGGAAAAGAGCGCGGCCTAAAAACGGTAGAGCTTTCCGAAAGCCTATTCGCCGACGACTAAAACAAAAACACACCTTTTATATAGGGCTCCTGGATTTTTTTTCCAGGGGCCTTTTTTATTGGCTGCGAAATAAACACCCCCCCTTATTTCACCCTTTTACATAAGTAAGAACGCGGAAAAAAAACTACGCGGACAACGCTTAAAAAGGGAGAAGTCAAAAAATGGACCTACATCTACTTGACGAAAAGCAAGTCGCCGAAGAATTACGTATAAAAGTTCAAACCCTTCGAAATTGGCGGCACCTGGGAAAAGGACCGGCTTATTTGAAACTCGGCAGTCGAGCGATTCGTTACAGAAAAGAGGACTGCGAAGCATTCGCATTTCAACGTCGAATCGATCCGAACGGCCAGTCAGCAGCCTAAGCCCATAAAACGCCGAAAAGCCCGAACCGGGGAAGGTTTACGGGCTTTCCGAAAGCAGCTTGAAGAGGTAGATAATGCATATCGCAAATGAAGCAGAAAGTCAATTAAAACTTAATTGGCAAAGTGTTTTCGACGCCATGAAAAAGGTGCTGACCGACCGGCGAATCGTTCTTGACCGCGAACCGAAATTCGATGGCAATATTGAACGATATCCGGTTGATGGCAGAAAACGCGGGAACCGTGACGCGTGGTTTGTCGGGCACATAGACGATTATCCCGTCCTTTACGGCGGAATTCATGGTGGAGAAGACTTTAAGTATTCGCCACTGAACGGCAGCCGTCAATGCTCGCCAGAAGAAAAACGCCGAATGGACGAGCGCATAGCAGAAGCAAAACGGAAGCGAGCCGAAGAACTTAAAGCGCAACACAGCCAGGCCGCAAAAGAAGCACGGGCCGAATTCGAAGCGGCAATACCGGCAACGGATGATCACCCCTACCTCATTAAAAAACAAGTCAAGGCGCACGGTATCCGGCTGGACAGCGACGGGCGGTTACTTATACCCGTTACGAGCGAATCGGGCGAAATTCGAAGCCTACAGCGCATTTACGCCAATGGAGAAAAGCGGTTTCTATCTGGTGGCGAAGTAAAAGGCAATTACTTCACCATAAATGGGAACGGACCGCCCATCATCTGCGAGGGATATTCAACGGGCGCAACGCTCTTTGAATGTACCGGGCGAAGCGTGTTTGTCGCTTTCAATGCCGGAAACCTTGAACCGGTTGCGCTGAAAATCCGCAAGCAATACCCGAGCGCCGAAATTCTGATAGCTGCCGACAATGACCAATGGAAACCCGAAATCGGCAACGTCGGCGTCAAAAAAGCGAAAGTGGCCGCGTCTGTTATAAATGCGCGGGTCGCGATTCCTGAATTTAAAGACGTTTCGAGCGAACCGACCGACTTCAACGACCTGCTTACGCTGGAAGGTGCCGACGAAGTTATCCGGCAATTATCGCCACAAAGCGAGCAGGAAGAAGACACGGAAGACTTTGACCAAACAGTAACGCGGGCGGAACTATCCGCGTTAATTGAACAATGTGCGGATTTTGACGAGCTTATCACCGGAATAGCGGAAAAGGTTAGCACCAGCGGGCTTCCCGCTACGCAAATATTATCACTGCGAAAATACATTGTAAAGCGATCGAAAGAATTAAATCCGAATGGTGGCGTTTCCGTTTCTTCGCTTGAAGCAGACGCCAAAGAGTTTAAACACATAAAGGCCGAAAAGGATTTTCAACACTTACAGGCAGCACGCGCGGTTATTGCCATGGTTGGCGCAGAAAACCTTATCCATGACGGCGTGTTTACCTGGAAGTATAACGGCCACGGTTTGTGGGTACAAGCTGATGATCGTGAGATAAAGAAAAGCGTTCACAAAATATCTGAATCCGAAGAATTGACGAAGACCATCGTCGGTTCAATTCTCGACCTTTTCAAAACAGAAATTTATAAAAGCGGACATGTTTTTGATGTGGATCGGCGGACAATAAACTGCCCCAACGGTGAGCTGCATTACGTTGATCACGATTGGGTTTTAAAGCCACATTGCCGAGAAAATTATCGCACAACGCAGATTGCAACGGCCTATGATCCGGCGGCAAAAGCGCCCCGGTTTTTAAGGTATCTCCAAGAAGTATTCCGCGATGATTCCGACCGGGTAAACAAGACAGCTCTGGTTTTGGAGTGCATCGGATACAGCTTGCTATCAAGCTGCGAGTACGAAAAGTTTTTCATTTTGAGCGGATCAGGCGCAAACGGTAAATCGAAGTTGATGAACGCGGTTCAGTCGCTTGTCGGAGTGAAGAATATATGCGCGGTACAACCGTCACAGTTTGACAATAAGTTTCAGAGGGCGCACCTGCACCACAGGCTGGTAAATTTGGTGACCGAAATAGCGCAAGGAGCCGAAATCCCCGACGCACAATTGAAAGCTATCGTTTCCGGGGAACTCACAACGGCCGAGCATAAACACAAGAATCCCTTTGATTTCAGACCTTACGTGACATGTTGGTTTGGTACGAACCATATGCCACACACAAGGGATTTTTCCGATGCGCTGTTTCGCAGGGCAATTATTATTCCATTCAATCGCATTTTTCAGGAAGAAGAGCAAGACAAGCAGCTTGACAAAAAATTAGCAGATGAGGCTCCAGGTATTCTTTCCTTAGCGCTTGAGGGCCTCACAACATTGTTTGAGCGGGGCAGCTTTATTGAAACGCAAGAGTGCTTGGCCGCCAAAAAGGCATGGCGTTACGAGTGCGACCAGGCGGCGCAGTTTGTTGACGAATGCTGCTTGCTCGGGCCGGGCTTATCGGTTTTAAGCGCGGACTTATATGTCGCTTATCAAAAGTGGGCCACGGATTCAGGCGTCCGGCGAACGCTTGGCAGGAATTCTTTCTCCAGTCGGGTTATCCGGTTGGGGGCCGAGGCCGGAAAAGGAACCGCCGGGGCTCGAATGCTCTATGGCGTCGGGCTAAAATGACAGCGCAAGTGGCGTTAGTGGCACATGTTTCGAGATCACCCCTGTTGTAAAATGTGTGTGTAGGAAAATACAACAGGGAGAAGATTTATATAGAGCTTAAATAGGATTTTGCGCCACAAGCGCCACTCACCCTGGAAACTTGATAAAATCATCGGAAATGCTGGCAGTATAACCGATTGGTCAATCGAGCTGGCCGTAGAACTGGCTTGTGACAGCGCGGATATCAGCACGGAGACTTTCCGCGAATACGGCCGGGTGGCATACAAGTCCGGGTTGCTCGACAGCATAGAAGACGACGCCACCATAGGCGGTCTTGGTTGTGCCCATTTGACCATATCAGAGGACTTTAGAGAGCGTATTTACCGACTTCGGCCTACTGGACATAGGAGAGTATAGCACATTGAAAGCACAAAAACCAAATAAACACTTGGAATATTTCATGAATCCAAATCACACCAAAAGTATTGATATTGAATGTCTATCGCTCATTGGCCGAATATCAAACACTATCAGCGTGTTAGAGTGCACGGACGCGAACAGGCTCGAAGAGTTCAAGCGTAATTGCTTGGAATTGTTACAATAAACCAACAAAGGAGAAAGTAAGATGATTGAGAAATTCGAAGAAAAAGTTAAACAAATGTTTGAAAAGATTCAGAAAAGCCCGATGTTGAAGAAGATGGAAGAAGAAGAAAAGGCGGAACTCTTGACGCGGCGCCATGAGACGGCCGGACGGATCAAGGAAGCCGAAAAGGCACGCGATGCTGAAATCCCGAGGTTGAAAGCCGATGTGGCAAGATTGGAACAGCGGGTTAAAGCCGCACAAAAGGCGTTAAATGAGGCGGTTGACTCTTTCCGGTTGGCAAAAGCTGGGTTGATGGGCGCGGGGCATCGGTTTGAAACTGAAAT encodes:
- a CDS encoding helix-turn-helix domain-containing protein, with the translated sequence MDLHLLDEKQVAEELRIKVQTLRNWRHLGKGPAYLKLGSRAIRYRKEDCEAFAFQRRIDPNGQSAA
- a CDS encoding phage/plasmid primase, P4 family, encoding MHIANEAESQLKLNWQSVFDAMKKVLTDRRIVLDREPKFDGNIERYPVDGRKRGNRDAWFVGHIDDYPVLYGGIHGGEDFKYSPLNGSRQCSPEEKRRMDERIAEAKRKRAEELKAQHSQAAKEARAEFEAAIPATDDHPYLIKKQVKAHGIRLDSDGRLLIPVTSESGEIRSLQRIYANGEKRFLSGGEVKGNYFTINGNGPPIICEGYSTGATLFECTGRSVFVAFNAGNLEPVALKIRKQYPSAEILIAADNDQWKPEIGNVGVKKAKVAASVINARVAIPEFKDVSSEPTDFNDLLTLEGADEVIRQLSPQSEQEEDTEDFDQTVTRAELSALIEQCADFDELITGIAEKVSTSGLPATQILSLRKYIVKRSKELNPNGGVSVSSLEADAKEFKHIKAEKDFQHLQAARAVIAMVGAENLIHDGVFTWKYNGHGLWVQADDREIKKSVHKISESEELTKTIVGSILDLFKTEIYKSGHVFDVDRRTINCPNGELHYVDHDWVLKPHCRENYRTTQIATAYDPAAKAPRFLRYLQEVFRDDSDRVNKTALVLECIGYSLLSSCEYEKFFILSGSGANGKSKLMNAVQSLVGVKNICAVQPSQFDNKFQRAHLHHRLVNLVTEIAQGAEIPDAQLKAIVSGELTTAEHKHKNPFDFRPYVTCWFGTNHMPHTRDFSDALFRRAIIIPFNRIFQEEEQDKQLDKKLADEAPGILSLALEGLTTLFERGSFIETQECLAAKKAWRYECDQAAQFVDECCLLGPGLSVLSADLYVAYQKWATDSGVRRTLGRNSFSSRVIRLGAEAGKGTAGARMLYGVGLK
- a CDS encoding site-specific integrase, which gives rise to MKRFKTDYPGVFFREAKRVGSKGVDRVYYVVFKKDGKVIEAKAGSQHRNDMTPAKAALKRAALIEGKAETPAEKREAERAAKDAEKNRWTIAKIWDQYCESFPENKALRHEQGKFDRYIRDAIGGKEPADLLPLDVDRIRLSLQKAGKKTMAARVIELLRRTINHGVKRGLIPALPFKIEVPKLNNQTTEDLTSEQLARLIDALNGDVDQVAANVMRLALYTGMRRGEIFKLKWSDIDFDRGFISLKDPKGGKDQTIPLSEKAKRIFSDIKKTDDFIFPGRIQGSHLNDCRKSFNRIAKAAQLPKGFRPLHGLRHVYASMLASSGQVDMYTLQRLLTHKSPLMTQRYAHLRDDTMKRASDVAGDIIDNISNLQKRKSENAE